A genomic segment from Cervus elaphus chromosome 14, mCerEla1.1, whole genome shotgun sequence encodes:
- the PLEKHN1 gene encoding pleckstrin homology domain-containing family N member 1 produces MAYPLISPVPGQLPLPPMGNSHCVPQAPRRLRASFSRKPSLKGNREDGARKLAGLFGTEAGADGNTTADKIFHYIPGTNIPGLQSQQEILEQPFLSVFKEGRRRAAVRSLGKVVHYAKVQLRFQHSQDVSDCYLELFPSHLYFQAHGPEGLTFQGLLPLMELSVCPLKGSREHAFQITGPLPAPLLVLCPSQAELDHWLYHLEKQIALVGGVPRCSPEPLQGPTEDVLPRTLQRRLTRLRTASGRQVMGSAICASRVKLQHLPLQEQWDRLLVLYPTSLAIFSEEADGLCFKGELPLSAIHINLEEREKQIRSFLIEGRLINTIRVVCASYEDYSHWLLCLQTVCHGDRASPPPGPESLPGLRASTQVVVSGRGSLSSDARTSWDSGCPAPPSTCTTHSLPESSAASTAGCPARPPSEQANPGCTSVGGHRAKLRRGGSSRSPRNKPRAEKPGPAALLRLDLTKLSLDSGPEAPDHSLETPHSPLYADPYTPPATSHRKITDVQSLDEFLSVMQSSLGPEPSSPFCSVPVSMPVSDSSCGLSGPHFLSEKAAPRARASRHHRASSKCWGPRPPDSPQRVSPEKEASPDPSPPPPDGGPPRGYSSVQDEALSPSQRQGPRGAPEPERGLIQWI; encoded by the exons ATGGCATACCCCCTGATCTCACCCGTCCCAG GTCAGCTGCCACTGCCACCCATGGGGAACAGCCACTGCGTCCCTCAGGCCCCTAGGAGGCTCCGGGCCTCCTTTTCCAGAAAGCCCTCGCTGAAGGGAAATAG AGAGGATGGCGCACGGAAGCTGGCTGGCCTGTTTGGCACCGAGGCTGGTGCGGACGGGAACACCACTGCTGACAAGATCTTCCACTACATCCCAGGGACG AACATCCCAGGCTTGCAGAGCCAGCAAGAAATCCTGGAGCAGCCTTTCCTGAGTGTGTTCAAGGAGGGGCGGCGAAGGGCAGCAGTGAGGAGTCTGGGCAAGGTTGTGCACTACGCCAAGGTCCAGCTGCGTTTCCAGCACAGCCAG GATGTCAGCGACTGCTACCTGGAGCTGTTCCCCTCCCACCTCTACTTCCAGGCCCATGGTCCCGAAGGACTCACTTTCCAG GGGCTGTTACCACTGATGGAGCTGAGTGTCTGCCCCCTCAAGGGGTCTAGAGAGCACGCCTTCCAGATCACAG GCCCGCTGCCCGCCCCACTTCTCGTGCTCTGCCCCAGCCAGGCCGAACTGGACCACTGGCTCTACCACCTGGAGAAGCAGATAGCTCTTGTGGGAGGGGTGCCTCGCTGCTCCCCAGAGCCCCTGCAG GGCCCCACTGAGGACGTGCTCCCCCGGACTCTGCAGCGCAGGCTAACCCGGCTGCGGACAGCATCAGGGCGCCAGGTGATGGGCAGTGCCATCTGTGCCTCAAGGGTCAAACTGCAGCATCTGCCCTTACAG GAGCAGTGGGACCGGCTTCTTGTCCTGTACCCAACTTCCCTGGCCATCTTCTCCGAGGAAGCAGATGGGCTTTGCTTTAAG GGGGAGCTCCCGCTCAGCGCCATCCACATCAACCtggaagagagggagaagcagATCCGCTCTTTCCTGATTGAAG GCCGTCTCATCAACACCATCCGTGTGGTGTGTGCCAGCTATGAGGACTACAGCCACTGGCTGCTCTGCCTGCAGACAGTCTGCCACGGGGACAGGGCCTCCCCACCACCCGGCCCTGAGAGCCTCCCAGGGCTGCGGGCATCCACACAG GTTGTGGTCAGTGGCCGAGGCTCACTCTCCTCTGATGCACGGACCAGCTGGGACTCAGGGTGCCCGGCGCCCCCCTCCACTTGCACCACCCACTCCCTCCCTGAGTCCTCAGCAGCATCCACTGCAGGCTGCCCGGCCCGGCCCCCATCG GAGCAAGCCAACCCTGGCTGCACCAGCGTCGGTGGGCACAGGGCAAAGCTGAGACGGGGCGGCAGCAGCCGATCACCCAGGAACAAGCCCCGGGCTGAGAAGCCTGGCCCAGCCGCCCTGCTACGCTTGGACCTGACCAAG TTGAGCCTGGACAGCGGCCCTGAGGCCCCAGACCATTCTCTGGAGACACCCCACTCCCCGCTCTACGCTGACCCCTACACGCCACCTGCCACTTCCCACCGCAAGATCACAGACGTCCAGAGCCTGGATGAG TTCCTCAGCGTGATGCAGAGCTCGCTTGGACCTGAGCCCTCCAGCCCGTTCTGCTCGGTCCCCGTGTCCATGCCTGTCTCTGACTCCAGCTGTGGACTCTCCGGCCCCCACTTCCTCTCCGAGAAGGCAGCTCCGCGGGCCCGAGCTTCTCGGCACCATCGTGCCTCCAGCAAGTGCTGGGGGCCCCGGCCCCCAGACTCCCCTCAGCGT GTCTCCCCTGAGAAAGAAGCTTCGCCTGACCCCTCACCACCTCCTCCAG ATGGCGGCCCCCCCAGGGGCTACAGCAGTGTCCAGGATGAAGCTCTGTCACCCTCCCAGCGGCAGGGGCCTCGAGGAGCACCAGAGCCTGAACGGGGGCTCATCCAGTGGATCTGA
- the KLHL17 gene encoding kelch-like protein 17 → MQPRSERPAGRTQSPEHGSPGPAPEAPPPPPPPQPPAPEAERARPRQARPTAPMEGTMQLLSREGHAVSHNSKRHYHDAFVAMSRMRQRGLLCDIVLHVAAKEIRAHKVVLASCSPYFHAMFTNEMSESRQTHVTLHDIDPQALDQLVQFAYTAEIVVGEGNVQTLLPAASLLQLNGVRDACCKFLLSQLDPSNCLGIRGFADTHSCGDLLKAAHRYVLQHFVDVAKTEEFMLLPLKQVLELVSSDSLNVPSEEDVYRAVLSWVKHDVDARRQHVPRLMKCVRLPLLSRDFLLGHVDAESLVRHHPDCKDLLIEALKFHLLPEQRGVLGTSRTRPRRCEGAGPVLFAVGGGSLFAIHGDCEAYDTRTDRWHVVASMSTRRARVGVAAVGNRLYAVGGYDGTSDLATVESYDPVTNTWQPEVSMGTRRSCLGVAALHGLLYAAGGYDGASCLNSAERYDPLTGTWTSIAAMSTRRRYVRVAMLDGNLYAVGGYDSSSHLATVEKYEPQVNSWTPVASMLSRRSSAGVAVLEGALYVAGGNDGTSCLNSVERYSPKAGAWESVAPMNIRRSTHDLVAMDGWLYAVGGNDGSSSLNSIEKYNPRTNKWVAASCMFTRRSSVGVAVLELLNFPPPSSPTLSVSSTSL, encoded by the exons ATGCAGCCGCGCAGCGAGCGCCCGGCCGGCAGGACGCAAAGTCCGGAGCACGGCAGCCCCGGGCCCGCGCCGGaggctccgccgccgccgccgccgccgcagccgccaGC CCCTGAGGCAGAGCGTGCCCGGCCCCGGCAGGCCCGGCCCACAGCCCCCATGGAAGGCACAATGCAGCTGCTGAGCCGTGAGGGCCACGCTGTGTCCCACAACTCCAAGCGGCACTACCACGATGCCTTCGTGGCCATGAGCCGCATGCGACAGCGCGGCCTCCTGTGTGACATCGTCCTGCATGTAGCCGCCAAGGAGATCCGGGCACACAAGGTGGTGCTAGCCTCCTGCAGTCCCTACTTCCACGCCATGTTCACAA atGAGATGAGTGAGAGCCGTCAAACACACGTGACACTGCACGACATCGACCCTCAGGCCCTAGACCAGCTGGTGCAGTTTGCATATACAGCCGAAATTGTGGTGGGAGAAGGCAACGTACAG ACTCTGCTCCCAGCCGCCAGCCTCCTGCAGCTGAATGGCGTCCGAGACGCCTGCTGCAAGTTCCTGCTGAGCCAGCTGGACCCCTCCAACTGCCTGGGCATCCGGGGCTTCGCCGACACGCACTCCTGCGGTGACCTGCTCAAGGCGGCACACAGGTACGTGCTGCAGCACTTCGTGGACGTGGCCAAGACCGAGGAGTTCATGCTGTTGCCACTGAAGCAG GTGCTGGAACTGGTCTCTAGCGACAGCCTGAACGTGCCTTCAGAGGAGGACGTCTACCGTGCCGTCCTGAGCTGGGTCAAGCATGATGTGGATGCCCGGAGGCAGCACGTTCCTCGG CTGATGAAGTGTGTCCGCCTGCCCCTGCTGAGCCGGGACTTCCTGCTGGGCCATGTGGACGCTGAGAGCCTGGTGCGGCACCACCCAGACTGCAAAGACCTACTCATCGAGGCCCTCAAGTTCCACCTGCTGCCCGAGCAGAGGGGTGTCCTGGGCACAAGCCGCACCCGGCCCCGGCGCTGCGAAGGCGCTGGCCCTGTGCTCTTTGCTGTGG GTGGTGGGAGCCTGTTCGCCATCCACGGGGACTGTGAAGCATACGACACGCGCACTGACCGCTGGCATGTGGTGGCCTCCATGTCCACACGCCGAGCCCGGGTGGGCGTGGCGGCAGTGGGGAACCGGCTGTATGCTGTGGGCGG TTACGATGGGACTTCAGATCTGGCCACCGTAGAGTCCTACGACCCCGTGACCAACACCTGGCAGCCGGAGGTGTCCATGGGCACGAGGCGCAGCTGCCTGGGTGTGGCTGCCCTGCACGGGCTCCTGTACGCAGCTGGTGGCTACGATGGGGCCTCTTGCCTCAACAG TGCTGAGCGCTATGACCCCCTGACGGGAACATGGACATCCATCGCCGCCATGAGCACACGGAGGCGATACGTGCGCGTGGCCATGCTTG ATGGAAACCTGTATGCCGTGGGTGGTTATGACAGCTCATCACACCTGGCCACCGTGGAGAAGTATGAGCCCCAG GTGAACTCCTGGACGCCCGTGGCCTCCATGCTGAGCCGGCGCAGCTCAGCAGGTGTGGCGGTGCTGGAGGGGGCCCTCTACGTGGCTGGTGGCAATGATGGAACCAGCTGCCTCAACTCTGTGGAGAGATACAGCCCCAAGGCAGGCGCCTGGGAGAGTGTGGCGCCCATGAACATCAGAAG GAGCACACACGACCTGGTGGCCATGGATGGATGGCTGTACGCTGTGGGGGGCAACGACGGCAGTTCCAGCCTCAACTCCATCGAGAAGTACAACCCGAGGACCAACAAGTGGGTGGCCGCGTCCTGCATGTTCACGCGGCGTAGCAGCGTGGGCGTGGCGGTGCTGGAGCTGCTCAACTTCCCTCCGCCCTCTTCGCCCACGCTGTCCGTGTCGTCCACCAGCCTCTGA
- the LOC122707381 gene encoding mitogen-activated protein kinase 7-like: protein MPCPAPAVCADNAGALDPPRSYEPAGRQAAPSQQPARKPPGPRPSPISEKPPRSARVTSFKPSRPRNLLGAERPNVIAHAASACLSPTPRRPLCPSGLDWTLAEEWESGWGARP from the exons ATGCCCTGCCCCGCGCCGGCTGTGTGCGCGGATAACGCAGGGGCCCTGGACCCTCCGCGGTCCTACGAACCGGCAGGGCGCCAGGCCGCCCCCTcccagcagcctgccag gaagccccccGGGCCGCGCCCGTCGCCTATATCTGAGAAGCCTCCAAGATCTGCCCGCGTCACCTCGTTCAAGCCTTCCCGTCCCCGGAATCTTCTGGGGGCCGAACGGCCCAACGTGATTGCCCACGCTGCGTCTGCTTGCCTCTCTCCAACGCCACGCAGGCCCCTTTGCCCGTCTGGCCTCGACTGGACGCTGGCTGAGGAGTGGGAGAGCGGGTGGGGTGCACGCCCTTAA